A genome region from Coffea arabica cultivar ET-39 chromosome 7e, Coffea Arabica ET-39 HiFi, whole genome shotgun sequence includes the following:
- the LOC140011267 gene encoding uncharacterized protein, with translation MAWNNRRGARGRNADRMRQDEEDEALLLMSASLMLMHPSLAHVDNNQPLPQHDGSFTDRQWVERVLYGHHRRSIDNMRITTDNFLLLSNILVERQYVPHNYQQRVPIQEALAMTLMLVSHKHTHRVLGTIFDRSIETINRNIKKVLRGLCLFAAEIIRPGDQTAVHPRIANSTNFYPWFKDAVGAMDGTHISACPPTGEQMAYTNRHGWQSQNVLAVCDHDMRFIYVYAGWEGSAHDARVLESALAYPSDFPLPQPGQYYLVDAAYRNAPGFMPPYKNVGSESPSKTLFNTRHSQLRNVIERTFGVLKKRFKWLKGPVDNFYMSTQISIVIACCALHNFLRMHQPEDAHFQRFESQDVHLNEEPEIGGLVPQPFALNVSPAELAEWKAKRDYIATQMYAARGRRRR, from the exons ATGGCCTGGAACAACCGCCGTGGTGCTAGAGGACGCAATGCGGACCGCATGAGGCAAGATGAGGAAGATGAGGCCTTACTTCTTATGAGTGCATCGTTAATGTTAATGCATCCGTCACTTGCACACGTGGATAATAATCAACCACTTCCGCAACATGATGGTTCATTCACAGATAGGCAGTGGGTGGAACGCGTACTCTACGGTCATCATAGACGCTCAATAGACAACATGCGTATCACGACTGATAATTTCTTGCTACTGTCCAATATCCTTGTCGAGAGACAGTACGTTCCACACAATTACCAACAGCGCGTGCCCATACAGGAGGCGCTTGCTATGACTTTAATGTTGGTCAGCCACAAGCATACGCACCGTGTGTTGGGGACTATTTTTGATCGATCCATCGAGACGATTAATCGAAATATAAAAAAGGTGCTCCGAGGCCTGTGTCTATTTGCAGCTGAAATAATACGACCGGGTGACCAGACTGCAGTTCATCCACGAATTGCAAACTCAACTAATTTTTATCCGTGGTTCAAG GATGCCGTGGGAGCGATGGATGGCACCCACATCTCAGCTTGTCCTCCGACAGGCGAGCAAATGGCATATACAAATCGGCACGGGTGGCAATCACAGAATGTTCTGGCAGTTTGTGACCATGACATGCGCTTCATCTATGTGTATGCTGGATGGGAGGGAAGTGCACACGATGCGCGAGTGTTGGAGTCAGCATTAGCATATCCGTCCGATTTTCCACTGCCGCAACCTG GCCAGTACTACTTAGTTGATGCGGCATACAGGAATGCTCCTGGTTTCATGCCTCCGTATAAGAACGTGGGGTCCGAATCTCCGTCAAAGACCTTGTTCAATACTCGACATTCGCAACTGCGCAATGTCATTGAGCGCACATTCGGTGTGCTTAAGAAAAGATTCAAATGGTTAAAGGGTCCGGTAGATAATTTCTATATGAGCACTCAAATCAGTATAGTCATTGCTTGTTGTGCGTTGCACAACTTTTTAAGGATGCACCAACCAGAAGATGCTCATTTTCAACGGTTTGAATCACAAGACGTGCACTTAAATGAAGAGCCAGAAATAGGCGGGCTAGTACCTCAGCCGTTCGCATTAAACGTGTCTCCTGCAGAGCTGGCGGAATGGAAAGCTAAACGAGACTACATAGCGACTCAAATGTATGCAGCACGAGGGCGACGCCGCCGTTAA